From one Amaranthus tricolor cultivar Red isolate AtriRed21 chromosome 17, ASM2621246v1, whole genome shotgun sequence genomic stretch:
- the LOC130803599 gene encoding serine/arginine-rich SC35-like splicing factor SCL30 has protein sequence MRRYSPGYYSPPRRGYSSRGRSPPRGGYSPPRRGYSPPRRGYGGGGRRREVNHGSLLVRNIPLDCRPEELRVPFERFGLVRDVYIPKDYYTGEPRGFAFVQFVDGYDASEAQYHMNGQIFAGREISVVVASESRKRPEEMRRKTRQRSGGPRYGGRRSPAYRRSRSRSVSRSRSPRYHSSSRGGHRSRSYSPSPRRREEYSPSPGRRPVDHTGSPGESPRRDHEDWNEAANGKAKYEAEEGHLRDSPRRVSRSPSGSRSRSPDA, from the exons ATGAGGAGGTACAGCCCTGGGTATTACAGTCCCCCAAGAAGGGGATATAGTAGTCGAGGAAGGAGTCCACCAAGAGGTGGATATAGCCCTCCTAGGAGAGGCTATAGTCCCCCTAGAAGAGGATATGGTGGTGGTGGAAGACGCAGAGAGGTAAATCATGGAAGCTTGTTGGTTCGCAACATTCCTTTAGATTGCAG ACCTGAAGAACTTCGAGTTCCTTTTGAAAGATTTGGGCTTGTTCGTGATGTCTATATCCCAAAGGATTATTATACAGG GGAACCTCGTGGCTTTGCCTTTGTGCAGTTTGTGGACGGTTATGATGCTTCAGAAGCTCAATATCATATGAATGGGCAAATTTTTGCTGGACGGGAGATAAGTGTAGTTGTTGCTTCAGAATCAAGAAAACGCCCCGAGGAAATGCGTCGGAAGACCAGGCAAAG AAGTGGTGGTCCTAGATATGGAGGACGAAGATCCCCTGCATACA GACGCTCTCGTTCACGATCAGTTTCTCGCTCACGTTCGCCTCGCTATCATTCTAGTTCTAGAGGGGGTCATCGCTCTAG ATCCTATTCTCCTTCTCCTAGGAGACGCGAAGAATATTCACCTTCCCCTGGTAGAAGACCTGTTGATCATACAGGATCACCCGGAGAATCTCCACGTAGAGATCATGAGGATTGGAATGAGGCTGCAAATGG GAAAGCTAAGTATGAAGCGGAGGAAGGACATCTCCGAGATTCTCCAAGGCGGGTTTCGAGATCACCATCTGGTTCAAGATCTCGATCACCAGATGCTTAA